A window of Cryptomeria japonica chromosome 3, Sugi_1.0, whole genome shotgun sequence contains these coding sequences:
- the LOC131029178 gene encoding phytosulfokine receptor 1-like, whose protein sequence is MDPTLSLSNWVNGNNICNWTGITCDRSQRVVSVVLKYRALAGTLPPHIGNIPPELSSLHSLKKLDISFNKLSGIIARGLANCTALKRLDLGNNLLTGTIPSSMSNCTKFRVLSLSSNALEAPIPSEIFTTPTRLPYLYLGSCNKLNGSISMEIGKLWRLRVIEFSNCSLTGSIPMALANCSSLEKLDLASNSLYGTVPAELSSLTRLRELWFGNNSLGGSIYFLMNYTELEILELGANKFEGTIPEVLVLTDNGFVGSIPSDIGLKLPNLQILDAGMKQFRGGIPKSLGNCSRLRELVLAANQLSGVVPQELGMLTAL, encoded by the exons ATGGATCCAACTCTTTCCTTGTCCAACTGGGTAAATGGAAATAACATTTGCAACTGGACTGGAATAACTTGTGATCGCAGTCAAAGGGTTGTGAGTGTGGTTCTCAAATACAGGGCATTGGCTGGTACCTTACCCCCTCACATAG GAAACATTCCACCAGAGTTGAGTTCCTTGCATAGCTTGAAGAAACTTGACATCTCTTTCAATAAATTGAGTGGCATCATCGCTCGAGGCTTGGCAAATTGCACTGCGCTTAAAAGACTAGATCTTGGCAATAATCTTTTAACAGGCACTATCCCCAGCTCGATGAGTAACTGCACAAAATTCCGTGTCTTATCTCTGTCCTCGAATGCGCTTGAAGCACCAATTCCATCAGAGATATTCACAACACCCACCAGGTTACCATATTTGTATCTGGGTTCCTGCAACAAGCTCAACGGTAGCATCTCCATGGAGATTGGCAAATTATGGAGGCTGAGAGTGATTGAATTTTCTAACTGTAGTCTTACAGGTAGCATTCCCATGGCCCTGGCGAACTGTTCGTCTCTGGAGAAGCTGGATTTAGCTTCCAATTCCTTGTATGGCACGGTCCCAGCAGAATTGTCTTCACTTACCCGACTCCGGGAACTGTGGTTCGGTAATAATAGCCTTGGAGGATCAATTTATTTTCTCATGAACTATACTGAATTGGAGATATTGGAGCTAGGGGCCAACAAGTTTGAAGGTACAATTCCAGAG GTGCTTGTACTGACAGACAACGGGTTCGTGGGCTCCATTCCTTCAGATATTGGCCTGAAGCTCCCCAACTTACAAATTCTTGACGCGGGAATGAAACAATTTCGTGGGGGTATCCCAAAGTCTCTAGGAAATTGTTCTCGGCTCAGGGAACTTGTTCTCGCAGCGAATCAGCTAAGTGGTGTGGTGCCTCAAGAATTGGGGATGCTTACTGCTCTGTAG
- the LOC131029179 gene encoding putative leucine-rich repeat receptor-like serine/threonine-protein kinase At2g24130 — MEISRLQSLTLYLNISYNSLTGRLASLGGMQYIQAIDISSNKLSGPIPGDIGSCSRLQYLNLAKNKLEGMVPMSIGQLKSLESIDMSFNELFGPVPRSIANLTMLRHLNFSYNNLNGSVPNQGDLKNLIATSFLANPGLCAASGWLNLPNCASSTGNHYALSRNIVLGASIGTIFTLCCIMGVFYVFYRRIKRASIINSLLGEGFMQISSQELHTATHGFSPANLLGNGSFGSVFKGLLFDNRLVAIKLFNQDPQNSYKHFVKECRVLRKIRHRNLVKVLSSSSIGDFWALVLKFMSQGSLEQHLHGDETRMCSLSLKMRVNISLDVAHRMAYLHHDRSSLVVHCDMKPSNVLMDETMTAHVADF, encoded by the coding sequence ATGGAGATCTCAAGACTTCAATCATTGACTTTATATCTCAATATTTCATACAATTCATTGACAGGAAGATTGGCTTCCCTGGGAGGAATGCAATATATTCAAGCCATAGATATCTCATCTAACAAACTATCAGGACCTATTCCTGGCGATATTGGTAGTTGCTCAAGATTGCAGTACCTGAACCTTGCCAAAAACAAATTGGAGGGAATGGTGCCAATGTCAATAGGGCAGCTTAAGAGCCTTGAAAGTATTGACATGTCTTTCAATGAGTTGTTTGGACCAGTACCACGTTCTATTGCAAATCTCACCATGCTTCGGCATTTAAATTTCTCATACAACAACTTGAATGGATCAGTCCCAAATCAAGGAGATCTCAAAAACCTAATTGCAACATCATTTTTGGCAAATCCAGGATTATGTGCAGCCTCGGGCTGGTTGAATTTACCAAATTGTGCAAGCTCAACCGGAAATCATTATGCATTGAGCAGAAACATTGTCTTGGGTGCTTCAATTGGCACTATCTTCACATTGTGTTGTATTATGGGAGTATTTTACGTTTTCTACAGAAGAATTAAAAGGGCATCAATCATAAATAGCTTGTTGGGGGAAGGTTTCATGCAAATTTCTAGCCAGGAACTTCATACAGCAACCCATGGATTTAGTCCCGCTAATTTATTAGGCAATGGCAGCTTCGGGTCAGTTTTCAAAGGGCTCTTGTTTGATAACAGGTTGGTGGCTATAAAGTTATTCAATCAGGATCCTCAAAATTCATACAAGCATTTTGTCAAGGAATGTAGAGTATTGAGAAAAATCAGGCACCGCAATCTGGTCAAAGTCTTGTCCTCTTCCTCCATTGGAGATTTCTGGGCTCTAGTTCTGAAATTTATGTCACAAGGGAGCCTAGAACAGCACCTCCACGGGGATGAAACTAGAATGTGTAGCTTGAGTTTGAAGATGAGAGTGAATATTTCACTTGATGTGGCACACAGGATGGCGTATCTACACCATGATCGTTCTTCCCTTGTTGTTCATTGTGACATGAAACCCTCAAATGTGTTAATGGATGAAACCATGACAGCCCATGTGGCTGATTTTTGA